Genomic DNA from Triticum dicoccoides isolate Atlit2015 ecotype Zavitan chromosome 4B, WEW_v2.0, whole genome shotgun sequence:
GCGTGGACTACAGCGCCGGCGACAACGGGAGGCTGTTCGTGGATGACGGCTCCTGCGTCACCGAGTTCATGCTCCGATCCGAGGATGCCAAGGGCCAGCCCTGGCGCCCAGGTTCTCCCAACCTTCTTCGATCCCCTCTGCTTATGCTCCGTTTCTTAGATATGTTGTTTCTGAAGATCAACTTTGCCTGTGCGACGTAATCAAATTGCACGTGTTGTTTTGCTGCTCTAGTGCTGTTGATGCGAAACTGCTTGCAAAAATAAGTGTGGAAAACCTAGAAATTACCACAAGACAAGATGCCCCATGAGTTAAATTAATTATCAGACCTGGCAAAGTGGTACATACACTAGTATTTTTATTGTTTGCATTTTGCAATGCTTTTACTCTCTTCGTgctctgcttctttttcaggctagtTCATGTTTTATTTACTGATGTCCCTATTTTATGCTGTAGGGATGTATGTGCTGATTATTGGGGCATATATTGCACCCGACTCTACGGAAAATCTGCCAGCGGTCAAGGTTCCATCCCCCTCCCTTGCACTCTTTGTCCATCCTTGTCTGCTTACATTCATATCATATTTGTATCCATATACTGAATTTTTGAGGTTTTCTGTTGGTGCTTTCTATATTGTTTGAGGCGAAGTTCAGTTTTGAAACCATTTGAATACTTGAGCCAACACCTGGAGTTTCAGGCTGCCTGACTAATGATTATGCAAATAGAAAGAATAATAGTAATGTCTGCTCGTAGTACACTACTAGTACTCATGTACAGTCTAGTAGTCTCACTCGTGGGAGTGGACGAGGTGTTCATCCTTTGAACTTCAACAGCACTCATGATTTTGGGCCAAAAATTACAGTTTTTGTCTTAAGTGCAAATTTCAGCAGTTGTTTACTGTTTGTATTCTCAATGCTTGCCACTCCTAAGATTTCACAGAGAAGCCGTTATATCTTGCATCATGGTGCATGCTGTCAGATACATCTCTTACCTCCTGGATTTGATCGTTGCAGGTGCACAAGATAGTGGATCTCTCGGCGCAGCCGGACCGTGAAGCGATGTGGTACATGGAAGTCGCCGAGGCTTACAACTTCTTCTACGAGGCCGATGC
This window encodes:
- the LOC119294665 gene encoding uncharacterized protein LOC119294665 is translated as MEGRPRGGGGGGRTAMDYSLAALKLLASQLEGSTTAPSSEGSSPAQMLFGIRFQRAWIQGVILRVDYSAGDNGRLFVDDGSCVTEFMLRSEDAKGQPWRPGMYVLIIGAYIAPDSTENLPAVKVHKIVDLSAQPDREAMWYMEVAEAYNFFYEADASGVGSPS